A stretch of Gossypium hirsutum isolate 1008001.06 chromosome A06, Gossypium_hirsutum_v2.1, whole genome shotgun sequence DNA encodes these proteins:
- the LOC107963154 gene encoding uncharacterized protein, producing MELEPTGKARKLDIQELEEIRNDAYENARIYKDKTKLFHDKKIATKHFLIRQKVLLYKSLLKLFPGKLRSRWQGPFIVNQVFPQSAIKIESEEIGKQFVDNGQRLKPFYENSQAHTVEKIQLESP from the coding sequence ATGGAGTTAGAACCCACGGGGAAGGCAAGGAAATTGGACATTCAAGAGTTGGAGGAAATTCGTAATGATGCCTACGAGAATGCTCGCATTTATAAAGACAAGACAAAGTTATTTCATGATAAGAAAATAGCTACGAAGCATTTTTTGATAAGACAAAAAGTTTTGCTTTATAAATCCTTATTAAAGCTATTCCCAGGGAAGCTTCGATCTCGATGGCAAGGACCTTTTATTGTGAACCAAGTGTTCCCACAAAGTGCTATTAAAATAGAGAGTGAAGAAATAGGAAAGCAGTTTGTAGACAATGGTCAACGGTTGAAGCCATTTTACGAGAATTCTCAGGCCCACACAGTCGAAAAAATTCAATTAGAGTCACCATAA